TAGTTCTACTAACCCGGCGGCGCTATTCCCAGCCGCCGCCCAGGGCGCGCACCAGCGCCACGCTGGCACCCAATAAGTTGCTCTGCGCCTGGGTGAGTAAGGTGGCCGCGTCCAGGGTTTGGCGGTCGGCATCCACCACTTCAAAGTAGTTGGTGAGGCCGGCGCGGTAGCGCTCCTTGGTGAGGGCGCTGGCCAGGCGGGCCGCGCGCAGGGCCCGGCTGCGGGCGGCCACCTGGGCCTGGTACTGGCGCACATCGGCCTGGCTGGTTTCCACCTCCTGAAATGCGGACAGGGCCGCCTGTCGGTAGTCGGCCACCAGGGCGTCGGCTTCGGAGCGGGCCACTTGCTCGTTGGCGCGGTTGCGGCCGCCGTTGAAAACGGGAATGCTCACGGCGCCGCCCACGTAGTAGGTATAGCTGTCGGATATGCGGGCCAGGTCGCCTAGCTGCGCGCTTTGCGGGCCCAGGAAGCCATTCAGGCGCAGCGTGGGCAGGCGGGCGAGCTTGGCCACGTCGACGCGGGCGCTGGCGGCGGCCAGGCGGCGCTCGGCCTGCTGCAAATCGGGGCGGCGGGCCAGCAGCGTGGCGGGCAGCGAGGCCGGCACGGCCGGGGCCAACAGCGGCCCGCCTTGCGCGGGCAGGGCGAAGCTGCTGGCCGGCACGCCCAGCACCGTGGCCAGCGAAGCCTCTAGTCCGAGGCGCTGGCGGCGGGTTTCCACCACGCTGGCGTCGACGTTGGCCAGCTCAGTCTCGGCGCGGTGCACGGCAATCTCGTTGTCGACCCCGGCCTGAAAGCGAGCGCGGGTCAGCTCCAGGCTACGCTGGCGGTCGGTGCGGGCGGTGTCGAGCACCTGCAATTGCGCATCGAGCCCGCGAATGCCGAAGTAGTACGTGGCCGCGTCGGCCGTGAGCGACAGCAGCACCGTACGGCGGTTGGCTTCCTGCACCTGCGCATCGGCCTCGGCGGCCCGCACGCTGCTCCGGATGCGGCCCCATACGTCTACCTCATAGCTGGCGTTCACGGGGATGTAGTACTGCGTCTGCACCACGCCCAGGTTGGTGGTGCCCAGCGCAAACGGCAGCGGCCGCGTGGCCGACAGCCGCGTGCGGTACACCTGCGGGTCCACCGTCACCAGGGGTGAGCGGTAGGAATTGGCCACGCGCACGTTGGCGCGGGCGCTTTCCACGCGGGCCAGGGCGGCTTGCAGGCTAAAGTTCTGGGCGGTGGCCTGCTGCTCCAGCGCCGTCAGCCCGGCGTCGTTGAAGAGTGACCACCAGGGGCCCGGGTCCGGCACCTGGTTCACGGTGGGGGGCGTGCTGCTGGCCAAGGGCGCGGGCGGCGTGGCAGCCGTGAGGCTGTCGGCCGTGTTTTTCCAGGCCGCCGGCGTGGGCAAGCTGGGCGGCGCGTAGCTGGGCGGCCGCACGCATCCGGCCAGCAGCAGCAAGGTTAAAAAAGGGGAGAGGCGGAGGGTCATTGCGACGGGGCAAGGTCAAAGCTGGCGGTCATGCTGAGCGCAGTCGAAGCATCTCTACCGCAGAAGTAATTCAATCGAATAAGGAAATTGCGCGGGAGAGATGCTTCGACTGCGCTCAGCATGACATCCATTTTCGCAACTACCGCTGGCCCTACTTCACCGGCGACGACACCCGCGGGGCGTCCGGGTCGTTGGGGCGGGGCTTGGGTGGGGGCGGGCCGGCCGGCTTGGCGGGCGGGGTGAAGGCTTTGGTTTGCACGGCTTCGCCTTCGGTGAGGGTTTCGGCGGGATTGAGCACCAGCATTTCGCCGCCCTTGAGGCCCTGCAGCACTTCTACCTGGGAGCCAAAGTCGCGGCCGGTGCCAATGGACTGGTAGTGAATCTTACCATCCTGCACCGTGGCCACGCGGGCATCGGTGCCGCTGGGCACCAGCGCATTGGCCGGAATGATGACGCTGGGCGCCGTGCGCGGCAAGTGAAAGCGCACCTGCGCGTAGCTGCCCGGCCGTAGCTCGCCGCGGCCGTTGGGCACTTGTACTTCGGTGAGCAGGGTGCGGGTGCTGGCGTCGAGGGCTCCGGCATTGCGCACCACCTTGGCCTGAAAGCTCCGGCCCGGGAACTCCGGCACGAGGTAGTCGGCTTCGAGGCCGTTTTTGATGGCCGGCGCAAAGTTCTGCGGCACTTGCACGTAGGCGCGCAGCTTGTCGGTCTGTTCGAGTTTGTAGAGCTGCGAGCCGGGCGCGTTGCTGCTGCTCACCAGCGTGCCCACTTCCACGTTGCGCTGCGTCACGATGCCGCTAAACGGTGCCGTGATGCGCCGAAACGCCTGCTGCGCCAGCAGTTGCTGCACGGCCGCCTGCTGGGCTGCATACTGTGCCCGGGCCGCGTCGAGTTCCTGTTTGGAAATGGCGCCGGGCAGGGCCACGCCGGCCAGGCGGTTGTAGCTGGTGCGGGCCAGGCCCAGGTTGGCGCGGGCCTCGGCCACCTGTTGGTCGAGTTCGGGTGTGGTCACTTCGGCCAGCACCTGCCCGGCCTGCACGCGCTGGCCGATGTCGGCCGACCATGACTTTACGAAGCCATTGGCGCGGGCAAACACGTAGGTTTCACGGTTTGATTTGGTGTCGGCGGGCAGGGTAAGGGTGGTCGTGTCGGGGGCGGCCTTGGCCGGGGCCACGGTCACGGTGGGGGCAGCGTTGGCTACCTGGCTGGCCTCGGCATCGCGGGCTTTTTCCTGCTTGTGGCGCGGCATGTAGCCCAGTAGAAACAGCCCGCCGAAGACCGCCAGCACGATGAATATGAGCAGCCAGAACCGGCCGGAGCCGGAAGAGTTGGAATCAGACATTAGGAAGGGTCAAACAAAATTCTGGTCGTCATGCTGAGCGCAGTCGAAGCATCTCTACCGCGAGAGTAAACAAATCACTACTGCGGTAGAGATGCTTCGACTGCGCTCAGCATGACGTTCGTATTCAAGTTCTTGATAGCAAAATGTCAAGCCGCGGCATTCTGCACGGGCGCTGGCTTTTTGAGGTACGAAAACATAATCGGCACAAAAAACAGCGTGGTCACCGTGGCCAGCATTAGTCCGCCAATCACGGCGCGGCCCAGCGGGGCGTTTTGCTCGCCGCCCTCGCCCATGCCCAACGACATGGGCAGCAGGCCGATAATCATGGCCAGGGCCGTCATCAGCACGGGGCGCAGGCGGGTGAAACCGGCATCGAGAGCCGCGTCGCGGGGCGAGAGGTCGGGCTCTTCTTCGCGTCGCTCGTTGGCGAAGGTGACGAGCAGAATGGAGTTGGCCGTGGCCACGCCGATGCACATGATGGCGCCCATCAGGGCCGGCACGCTCAGGGTGGTTTGCGTCACAAACAACATCCACAAAATGCCCGCCAGCGCGCCCGGCAAGGCCGTGATGATGATGAGCGGGTCCATCCAGCTCTGGAAGTTCACCACCATCAGCAAATACACCAGCACGATGGCGCCGGCCAAGCCCAGGCCCAGCCCGGCAAACGACGTGCGCATGGAATCGGCCTGCCCGCGCAGGGCCAGCGTGGTGCCCTTGGGCAGGGTTTTCTCGGCCTCGGCCAGGATTTTGCGAATGTCCTTGCTCACGCCGCCCAGGTCGCGGCCGCTCACGCTGGCGTAGAGGTCCACGGTGCGCTGAATGTTGTAGTCCGACGCCACGGCCGTAGTTTGGCTGCGGCGAATGGTGGCAAAACTGTTCAGCAGCTGGGCCTCGTTCTGGGTGGCGCTGGTCACGCCTATGTTGCCGATTTCATCGAGCGAAGACAGCGCCCGCGGCGGGGTTTGCACGGCCACGGTGTAGCTCACGCCGGTGGTCGGGTTCAGCCACTGGTTGGGGTTGGTCTGGGTGCTCGAGGAGAGGTTCACCAGCACGTTGTTGGCAATGTCGCGCTGGGCCAGGCCGGCCTGTTGGGCCCGCACGCGGTCGATGTCGACGCGCAGCTGGGGCTGGTCGAAGGCTTGGTACACAAAGGCGTCGACCACGCCCGGCACTTTATTGATTTTGGCCCGCAGCTCGGCGGCAATGCGGCGGTTGGCCAGCTTGTCGCGGCCGGTCACCTG
This DNA window, taken from Hymenobacter sp. 5317J-9, encodes the following:
- a CDS encoding efflux transporter outer membrane subunit; protein product: MTLRLSPFLTLLLLAGCVRPPSYAPPSLPTPAAWKNTADSLTAATPPAPLASSTPPTVNQVPDPGPWWSLFNDAGLTALEQQATAQNFSLQAALARVESARANVRVANSYRSPLVTVDPQVYRTRLSATRPLPFALGTTNLGVVQTQYYIPVNASYEVDVWGRIRSSVRAAEADAQVQEANRRTVLLSLTADAATYYFGIRGLDAQLQVLDTARTDRQRSLELTRARFQAGVDNEIAVHRAETELANVDASVVETRRQRLGLEASLATVLGVPASSFALPAQGGPLLAPAVPASLPATLLARRPDLQQAERRLAAASARVDVAKLARLPTLRLNGFLGPQSAQLGDLARISDSYTYYVGGAVSIPVFNGGRNRANEQVARSEADALVADYRQAALSAFQEVETSQADVRQYQAQVAARSRALRAARLASALTKERYRAGLTNYFEVVDADRQTLDAATLLTQAQSNLLGASVALVRALGGGWE
- a CDS encoding efflux RND transporter periplasmic adaptor subunit — protein: MSDSNSSGSGRFWLLIFIVLAVFGGLFLLGYMPRHKQEKARDAEASQVANAAPTVTVAPAKAAPDTTTLTLPADTKSNRETYVFARANGFVKSWSADIGQRVQAGQVLAEVTTPELDQQVAEARANLGLARTSYNRLAGVALPGAISKQELDAARAQYAAQQAAVQQLLAQQAFRRITAPFSGIVTQRNVEVGTLVSSSNAPGSQLYKLEQTDKLRAYVQVPQNFAPAIKNGLEADYLVPEFPGRSFQAKVVRNAGALDASTRTLLTEVQVPNGRGELRPGSYAQVRFHLPRTAPSVIIPANALVPSGTDARVATVQDGKIHYQSIGTGRDFGSQVEVLQGLKGGEMLVLNPAETLTEGEAVQTKAFTPPAKPAGPPPPKPRPNDPDAPRVSSPVK